The following proteins are co-located in the Candidatus Omnitrophota bacterium genome:
- the rplA gene encoding 50S ribosomal protein L1: protein MKKMTKKLKEMSTLFDKDKAYGLKDAISVLKKLPKRKFDETVEISAKVNIESKQAQSGVTIRGTVALPHGTGKPVRIAVFCKGEEEKKAKEAGAEHVGAEDLVAKVQGGWSDFDVAIATPDMMKDIAKLGKILGPRGLMPNPKAGTVTLDTAKAIKEVKKGKIEYKMDKQAGIHAPVGKLSFDEKAIYENAHTLIDAIMASNPSGMRGQHIKSMFLSTTMGPGLRIDLAEFRKA from the coding sequence ATGAAGAAGATGACGAAGAAGCTAAAAGAGATGTCGACGCTCTTCGATAAAGATAAGGCGTACGGCCTGAAAGACGCGATCTCCGTGCTGAAGAAACTGCCAAAGCGTAAATTCGACGAGACGGTGGAGATATCCGCAAAAGTGAATATAGAATCGAAGCAGGCGCAGTCCGGCGTCACCATCAGGGGCACAGTCGCGTTGCCGCACGGCACAGGCAAACCGGTGCGTATAGCCGTCTTCTGTAAAGGCGAGGAAGAGAAGAAGGCCAAGGAGGCGGGCGCCGAACATGTAGGGGCAGAGGACCTCGTAGCGAAGGTGCAGGGCGGCTGGTCGGATTTCGACGTTGCGATAGCGACACCGGATATGATGAAGGACATAGCCAAACTCGGTAAGATATTGGGCCCTAGAGGGCTCATGCCCAACCCGAAAGCCGGCACGGTGACGCTCGATACCGCCAAGGCCATTAAAGAGGTCAAGAAGGGCAAGATCGAATACAAGATGGATAAACAGGCGGGTATACACGCGCCCGTAGGGAAGCTGTCCTTCGACGAGAAGGCGATCTACGAGAACGCGCACACCCTTATAGACGCGATCATGGCATCCAACCCTTCAGGAATGCGCGGGCAGCATATAAAGAGCATGTTCTTATCGACCACTATGGGGCCGGGGCTCAGGATAGACCTGGCAGAGTTCAGGAAGGCGTAA